The Teredinibacter sp. KSP-S5-2 genome includes a window with the following:
- the hslO gene encoding Hsp33 family molecular chaperone HslO: protein MSSNDTILRFLFDKTDIRGEITLLEKSYQEAISHQDIPAPLKQLLGEFLAATVLVSQTLKFDGILTVQARGKGPVSLIMADVSNRGEVRCILQQNPEHESINDYNDLSLPDLIGKGALSIIIEPEKGERYQGIVPLEHDTLAECLCHYFVQSEQLPTRMWLFSDGKKCGGLFLQCLPAQVIQDHEQRNEQWQTATQLAATIKQDELFELNLEDCLYRLFNEFECRVFPEKTLKFRCKCSEEKTLDAVYSLGEQDARQLIAEQDVINVDCQFCGRKYIVSETMIDQIFTRKSIH from the coding sequence ATGAGTAGCAACGACACAATTTTACGTTTTTTATTCGATAAAACCGATATTCGGGGCGAGATAACGCTTCTGGAAAAAAGCTATCAGGAAGCCATTAGCCATCAGGATATCCCAGCACCCCTAAAACAACTGCTGGGCGAGTTTTTAGCCGCTACTGTATTAGTCAGCCAAACACTGAAATTCGATGGCATCCTCACCGTTCAGGCTCGAGGAAAAGGTCCTGTATCGCTCATTATGGCTGATGTTTCAAATCGTGGAGAAGTTCGGTGTATTTTGCAGCAGAATCCAGAACATGAATCCATAAACGATTATAACGACTTATCCTTACCTGATCTGATCGGCAAAGGTGCATTGTCGATTATTATTGAACCGGAGAAAGGCGAACGCTACCAGGGAATAGTCCCTCTCGAACACGACACGCTTGCAGAATGCTTATGCCACTACTTTGTTCAATCTGAGCAACTACCAACCCGGATGTGGCTTTTTTCCGACGGGAAGAAATGTGGCGGGTTGTTCCTTCAATGCCTTCCCGCACAAGTTATTCAAGACCATGAGCAACGTAATGAGCAATGGCAAACCGCTACACAACTTGCAGCGACAATAAAACAAGACGAGTTATTTGAGCTTAATCTGGAAGATTGCCTGTACCGATTATTTAATGAGTTCGAATGTCGAGTGTTCCCGGAAAAGACTTTAAAATTCCGTTGTAAATGCAGTGAAGAAAAGACACTTGATGCTGTTTATTCTTTGGGAGAACAGGACGCCCGCCAACTCATTGCAGAACAAGATGTGATCAATGTTGACTGCCAGTTTTGCGGAAGAAAATATATTGTATCCGAAACAATGATCGATCAGATATTTACCAGAAAATCAATTCACTAG